Below is a genomic region from Sulfitobacter sp. OXR-159.
CGCCAAAGAGAAATCGACCGGCCCCTCCGGCCCCGGTGGCGGTTCCTTGGGTTGGTTCGGCCCCGGCATGATGGTCCCCGAGTTTGAAGAAGCCGTCGCCGGCATGGAAGCAGGTGGCGTATCTGAGCCGGTGGAAACCCAGTTCGGCTGGCATGTTATCAAGCTGAACGAGACCCGCACAGGCGAAGCGCCTGCGCTGGAAGATGTGCGCGAAGAGCTTGAGACCCAAGTGCGCCAGACCAAAGTGCAGGAAGCCATCGAAAGCCTGACCGAGGCCGCCGAGGTTGACCGCAGCGCCGCCGAAGGCATCGACCCAACTGTTCTTAAAAACATTGAATGGCTGAACTGACCCATGGGTAAATCACTGGCTGTCTCGCCGCTCGCCCCGGCCCGTTTTCCCGACCTTCCGGTTATTGACGGCGTGACATTCGCCACCATCGCCGCTGGCGTCCGCTATCAGGGGCGCACCGATGTGATGTTGGCGAAGCTGGCACCGGGCAGTGCTGTGGCGGGGGCGTTCACACGCTCTGCCACCCGCGCGGCCCCGGTGCTGGACTGCCAGGCAAAAATCGGCGGCGCCTCGGATGAGGGCGCCGCCATCGTCGTGAACTCTGGCAATGCCAACGCCTTTACCGGGCGGGGCGGCACCGACGCGGTCGAGGCGATTACCGCCGCCACCGCCGAAGCCTGCGGCGTGCCGCAATCGCGGGTTTTCACGTCGTCCACCGGCGTCATCGGCGAACCCCTGCCCCACGAACGGATCACCGCCGTGCTGGGCGACCTCCACGCGAAACTCGACCCTGCGGGCATCGAAGACGCCGCGCGGGCCATCATGACAACGGATACTTTCCCCAAAGGCGCCAGCGCGACCGTAGAGATCGACGGCAAAACCGTCTCAATCGCTGGGATCGCCAAAGGCTCGGGCATGATCGCGCCCGATATGGCCACCATGCTGGTCTATATCTTTACCGATGCGGGTATCGCGACAGATGCGCTGCAACACCGCCTCTCGACCCATACCGAGACGACATTCAACTGCATCACCGTCGACAGCGATACTTCCACCTCGGACGCGCTGATCATGGCCGCGACAGGGGCCTCAGGTGTCGATGTGTCGGATAACGAAGCCTTCGACACGGCGCTGCGAGACGTGATGATGGACCTTGCACATCAGGTCGTCAAAGACGGCGAAGGCGCGCAGAAATTCGTCGAAGTGGCCGTCACCGGTGCCTCTAACGATGACGAGGCCAAGGTCCACGCCATGGCCATCGCCAATTCGCCGCTGATCAAAACCGCCATCGCTGGGGAAGACCCCAACTGGGGCCGCGTCGTCATGGCCATCGGGAAATCAGGCGCTCCGGCAGACCGCGACCGCCTGTCGATCCGCTTTGGGGATATTGAAGTCGCCCGCGACGGCTGGCGCAGCCCCGACTATTCCGAAGAAGATGCCGCCGCCCATATGAAGGGCCAGAATGTCGTCATCGGCGTTGATCTGGGCCTCGGCGAAGGCCGCTGCACCGTCTGGACCTGTGACCTTACCCACGGCTACATCGACATCAACGCCGACTACCGGTCCTGATCCGATGAAGACAGTGCTCGTTTCCGCGGCGGCCTTGATCGATATCGATGGCCGCGTGCTTTTGGCACAGCGGCCCGAAGGTAAGCCAATGGCGGGCCTATGGGAGTTTCCCGGCGGCAAGATCGAACCCGGTGAAACGCCAGAGGCGGCGTTGATCCGGGAGTTGCACGAAGAGTTGGGGATCGAGACATGGGCATCCTGTCTCGCGCCGCTGACCTTTGCCAGCCATAGCTACAGTAATTTTCATCTGCTGATGCCGCTTTTTGCCTGTCGCAAATGGGGCGGCACCCCGGTTTCGCGCGAAGGGCAGACCCTGAAATGGGTACGTCCCAATGAAATGCGCGGCTATCCGATGCCCGAAGCAGACGTGCCGCTCATATCAATATTGCGTGATTGGCTCTAGCCTAGAGTGGCAGAATTGCACTAGTGATCCCCAATCACTCAGCATGTTGCGGATTTTTTAACCCAAAGCGCACCATCCTGAGGCAGAGTTGTAACATCTGTATGAAAGGGTGCCGACATGTTGAGAACCATCGCAATCGGAAGTTCCATTTACGTTCAGGGTATTTTTGTAAAAATGTTGGCGGGCGGTCGCATGGCCGTTCAAGTCGACGGTAAGATTTTCGAAGGCAAACCAGTCTGAAAAATCTGCGTGGAACGCCTATTTAGGTGAACAAATAGGCGTTCCACCGCGTTTCCCCTGAGCATTTGGCAGGGGATTTTATGTCATCGAAGCGCGCTATTGTCATCCTGAACCGCGGTTCGGGCCGTCAAAACGGTGACCAAGCCGAAAGCACTATCCGATCCGCCTTTGCGCGGCACGGGGTCACGGCGGAATTCATTCACATCGACAAACGGAACGATCCGGCCAGTGCAGCCCGGCAGGCTTTGTCTCAGCCTGAAGGCATCATTGCCGTGGCCGGGGGGGATGGCACGATCTCTGGCGTGTCCTCGGCTATGAAGGATCAGGGCCGCCCGCTTGGCATCATCCCGCAGGGCACCTTCAACTATTTCGCGCGGTCGATGGGCATCCCAGAAGACCTGCAAGAAGCGGTTGATGTCATCGCAGGTGGCGAGAGCCGCGCGGTGCATGTGGCGACGATCAACGGCGAGACCTTCTTGAACAATGCCAGCATCGGCGCCTACCCGGCGATCCTTAAGACCCGGGAGGGCATCTATCGCCGCTGGGGCCGCAGTCGGATCGCCGCCTATTGGTCGGTGATCAAAGCTCTGATAGATTTCCGCACCTCGCTCAAGCTAACCATCGTGGTCGACGGCAAAGAGACCGAGCTCCGGACCCCGCTTGTATTTGCCGTCAACAACGCCTTTCAATTGGATCAAATGGGGCTCGACGGGCAAGACTGTATCGCGCGCGGCGATATGGTGCTGCTGGTCGCCCCCGATACCTACCGCTTTGGCCTGCTGCGCCATGCGGTGGCGTTGGCCACGGGCATGGCGAAACATCATACCGATTATGAAATGCTCTGCGGGTCAGAGATCGAAATACGCATGAAACAGCGCAAACGATATGTCGCGCGGGACGGGGAGATTGCGGTGATGAAGGGCCCCTTTAGGCTCACCCGTGCAACCTCTCCCATCCATATTTTCGTCCCCCGCGCCTCTGGAAAGGACGTGCGATGAGCCGCTTGATCCACCTATCCGACCTGCACTTCGGCAAGGACCGGCCCGACCTTCTTATGCCCTTGTTGGAGGCCGTGAACGGCTATGACCCCGATCTGGTGATCATCTCGGGTGATCTGACCCAACGGGCGAGGGAAAAGGAATACCGTGCGGCGCGGGCCTTTATCGACCGGATCAATGCGCCTGTCTTGAGCGTGCCGGGCAACCACGACATCCCCCTGCACCGGCCCTTTACCCGGTTCTTGGCCCCATGGCGTTACTACCGGCGCTGGATTCATCATGATCTGACCCCGGTGCACGAAGGCGCGGATTTCGTCGCTGTGGGGATCAACACCGTCGACCGCTTCAAATGGCAGACCGGCAAACTGGGCCTGCGCCGTTTGGGGCGGGCCTGCCGTGCCCTGTCGCGCGGCAGGAAGAACACGTTGCGCATTGCGGTGTGCCACCATCCGCTGGATCACCCCAATGAAACTGACAAGCGGCCCATTCCGGGCGCGCAGCGGGCCTTGAAACGGCTTCTGGACTGCGGCGCGGACCTGATCCTGTCAGGCCATCTGCACATCTGGCACGCAGGCACCTTTGCCCACCCGGCACCGGAGCATGACGGCCATCTGGCGATCCAGTTGCATGCGGGCACCAGCCTGTCGTCGCGCCAGCGCGGGGAGCCGAATGATTTCAATTTGATCGATATCTCGCCCCTACACGTCAACCTTGCGCGGATCAGCTTTGACGACGGCAAAAAGGCCTTCACAAAAGCAGAGGCCCGGCAATTTGACCGGGCCTCTGGGGAATTTGTCTTGTAAGCGCTTGGCTTAGGCCAATGTGCGGGTCACTTCTTCGCGCTCGAAAATCTCGATCACATCGTCGGGACGAATGTCATCGTAGTTCTCGAATGCCATGCCGCATTCCTGACCGGACTGAACCTCGGGCACTTCGTCTTTGAAGCGCTTGAGCGTTTTCAGCGTGCCTTCGTGGATCACGACGTTGTCGCGCAGCAGACGCACACCGGCGCTGCGGCGGGCGACGCCCTCGGTGACCAGACAGCCTGCGACTTTGCCCACACCGGTGACCTTGAAGACTTCTTTGATGTTGGCATAGCCAATGAAGTTCTCTTTGATCTCGGCACTCAGCAGGCCGCTCGCAGCCGCTTTCACGTCATCCACAAGGTCATAGATGACCGAGTAGTAGCGGATTTCGACGCCCTTCTGGTTCGCAGTGTTCCGCGCCGAAGCATTGGCACGCACGTTGAAGCCCATGATCGGTGCGCCCGAAGCTTCGGCCAGACCGACATCCGTCTCGGTGATCGCGCCCACACCGGAGTGCAGAACCCGAACGCGGACTTCGTCGTTGCCGATTTTCTCCATCGCTTGAACGATCGCTTCGGCAGAACCCTGCACGTCGGCTTTGACCAAGATCGGCAGCTCGCTGACGTCTTCGTTCGCCTTGGCATTGGCCATAAGCTGTTCCAGCGTCGTCGCAGCTCCAGCAGCGGCACGTTTGTCCTTAGCTGCATTGGCGCGGTATTCAGCGATTTCGCGAGCCTGCGCTTCAGTTTCAGTGACGTTCAGAACGTCACCGGCTTCTGGCGTGCCGTTGATGCCAAGCACCTCAACTGGGACCGAAGGACCTGCTTCTTTGACGCGCTCGCCTTGGTCGTTGATCAGCGCACGAACCTTACCGTACTGCTCACCCACAACAAAGATATCACCCTGACGCAGCGTGCCGTTCTGAACCAGAACAGTCGCAACAGGGCCGCGGCCCACATCAAGCTGCGCTTCGATCACCGCACCAACAGCGGCCCGGTCTGGGTTCGCCTTCAGTTCGAGGATCTCGGACTGCAATGCAATCGCTTCGAGCAGTTCATCCAGACCTTGGCCCGTTGCGGCCGAGACTTCGACATCCTGCACATCACCGGACATCTTCTCGACGATGACTTCGTGCTGAAGCAGATCGGTACGGACTTTGTCGGGATTTGCGGCGGGTTTGTCGATCTTGTTGATTGCCACGATCATCGGCACTTTGGCCGCTTTCGCGTGGGCAATCGCCTCGATCGTTTGCGGCATCACGGCGTCATCCGCCGCGACCACCAGAACCACGATATCCGTTACCTGAGCCCCGCGCGAACGCATGGAGGTAAAGGCCGCGTGGCCGGGGGTGTCGAGGAAGGACAGAACCGCGCCATTGTCGGTCGTGACCTGATAGGCACCGATGTGCTGGGTGATCCCGCCGGCTTCGCCAGCAACCACTTTCGCATTACGGATCGCGTCGAGCAGCGATGTTTTACCGTGGTCAACGTGGCCCATGATCGTGATCACAGGTGGACGACCTTGCAGGTCTTCGGGCTTGTCTACGATCTCTTTGATGACATCTTCGACATCAGAGTCGCTGACGCGCACAACCTTGTGGCCAAACTCTTCGATGATGAGTTCAGCGGTATCCGCGTCGATGGTTTCATTCTGCGTGACCATCATGCCGTTCTGCATCAGCGCTTTTACAACAGCGCCGGTCTTTTCGGCCATACGGTTGGCAAGCTCGGATACAACAATTGCCGGGGGCAGATTGACGTTGCGCACGATCTTCTCGCGCTCAACCTGACCACCCATGGCTTTTTGACGCGCACGCTCTTGCTTGCGCTTCATCTGCGCCATGGAACGCTGACGGCCACCTTCACCACCGTTGAGGGCTTGGTTCACTGTCAGCTTACCAGAACGGCGGCTGTCGCCACCCTTGCTACGCTTCTTGGTTTCGTCGCGGTCACGCTCTGTGGTTTTACGCGGCGTTGCGGCGGGCATGGGTTTGTTGCCCGGCTCACGCGCGGCGGCAGGTTCTGGCGCGGGAGCAGCAGCAGCCGCTTCGGCCTCTGCTTTGCGGCGCGCGTCTTCCTCGGCTTTCGCCTTGAGGCTTTCCTCGCGCTCACGCTCTTCGCGTTCTTTGGCTTCAATCTCGGCCCGGCGGCGCTCACGCTCTTCGGCGCGGGCCTTTTCCTCGGCCTCGCGTGCTGCGGCTTCCTCAACCTCACGGGCTTTGGCAGCCTGAACAGCTTTCAGACGACGCTCCATCTCGGCATCGGTGATGCCTGCGGGGCGCTTCTTGGGATCCCCAATCGGCCCGGCGCCCGGCCCGGTTGGTTTCTGGCCACCCGGCTTGGGCACCACAACACGCTTGCGCTTGGTTTCGACCACAACGTTTTTGGTACGCCCGTGGCTAAAGCTTTGCTTTACATTCCCCGGACGTGCGCCACCGCGCAGACCCAATGTTTTCTTGCCGTCACTATCGCTCATGAAGCTCGTCTATCCTTTCGGATGGCCGTTGCCACCCTCGTTTACGCGCACGCCTTTAAGTCGTCCGGCTTCCTCTACAACACGTTGCGTGAGTCCGCCAGAGGCGAGCGCCCCATGTATCACAGTTTGGCGACCGAATGCCAAACCCAATTCATCGGCTGTCAACCAACCGATGTAGTGACCGTAATGAGGGGTGCTCAGCTTGGACTTACCGCGCCCTGACCCGTCTACGGCCTGTATCAATACTTCGGCCTCTTCGGTTTGCAACCAACCTTTGACCTTTTCGTAGCCGGCGACCGCCTTGCCTGCCTTGCGCTGGAGCGAGATCAAGTCCACCACCCGGCGCGCCAATTGTTGTTCGACTTCGTCGATCAACCCGTCTGGCAGCGTGACCGGCTGTTTCGCCGACCGAGCAAAGGCCTTTTTCCTTACCGCAAGTTCCAGCGCGGCACGGTCCGCCGAGACATAAATGCCCCGGCCCGGCAGTTTACCCAAAATATCTGGGTAAACCTGATTGTCCGGGCCGATCACAAAGCGGATCAACCCGTGTTTTGGCTGCACGTCGCCCGTGGCGATGCACTTGCGTTCCGCACCGTCTGAACGGTCATTCGAGGCGCCACCGCGTCCCATGTGCAACCCCCGAGGCCCGCTTAGGCCTCGGCCTCCTCGGCGGTTTCGCCGTCTGTTTCTACGCCGTCCTCGTCCGCATCGGCTTCAAGCTCGGTCGGATCGACCCAGCCCAGCATGACACGGGCGGTCATGATCATAGCCTGCGCATCTTCAAGGCTGACCTCAAAGGGCTCAAGCGCGCCATCGTCCTTAACACGCTCGCCGTTGACCGTGGTCCAGCCGCCAGCCAGTTCCCAATCGGCACAGGTGGCGAAATCCTCCAAGGTCTTCACGTCGTCCTTGGCCAGCGCTTCTATCATTTGGGGGGTCAGACCCTCGAATTCAACCAGGCTGTCTTCGACACCGAGCGCACGGGCGTTATCAAGCGCGGCTTTGTTCTGCGCTTCGAGCACGTCGCGGGCACGGGCCTGCAACTCGCCAGCGGTGTCTTCGTCCACACCGTCGATGACCAGCAGTTCGTCGACTTCGACGTAGGCCACTTCTTCGAGGTTGGTGAAACCTTCAGAAACCAGCAATTGGGCAAAGAATTCGTCGAGATCGAGGTTGTCCATGAACAGCTTGGTGCGCAGTTCAAACTCGGCCTGACGGCGCTGGCTTTCCTGCTCTTCGGTCATGATGTCGATGTCGAGACCGGTCAACTGGCTGGCCAGACGCACGTTCTGACCACGACGGCCAATCGCAAGCGACAACTGCTCTTCGGGCACGACGACTTCGATCTTGCCGGCTTCTTCGTCCAGAACCACTTTCGACACTTCCGCAGGCTGCAGCGCGTTCACAAGGAAGGTCGGCTGGTCTTCGTTCCACGGAATGATGTCGATCTTCTCGCCCTGAAGCTCGTTCACGACGGCCTGCACGCGGCTGCCGCGCATACCAACACAAGCACCAACAGGGTCGATAGAGCCATCATGCGAAATCACAGCGATCTTGGCGCGCGAACCGGGGTCACGGGCGACGGCCTTAATCTCAATGATGCCGTCATAGATTTCCGGCACTTCCATCTTGAACAGCTCGGCCATGAACTCAGGCGCGGTACGGCTCAGGAAAATCTGTGGGCCACGCTGCTCGCGACGCACGTCTTTGATGTAGACGCGGATACGGTCGTTCGGGCGATAGCTTTCGCGGCCGATCTTTTCGTTCCGACGCAGGATCGCTTCGCCAGCGCCCACATCGACGATGACATTGCCGTACTCTTCGCGCTTGACCAGACCGTTGATGATGGTACCGGCGCGGTCTTTGAATTCTTCGAACTGGCGGTCACGCTCTGCTTCGCGGACCTTCTGCAAAATCACCTGCTTGGCCGACTGCGCCGCGATGCGGCCCATCTCAACCGGGGGGACTTCTTCGACGTAGGTATCGCCCACCTTGGGGTCGGCCATGTATTGCTTGGCCTGATCGACGGTGAACTCAGCCTGATAGTTCTCAAGCTCTTCGTCCTCGACCACGGTGCGAACGCGGGTGAAGGTCGCTTTGCCGGTCTTGCGGTCGATATCGACCCGGATGTCCATCTCGGCGCCGTAGCGGGACTTGGCGGCACGGGCGAGGGATTCTTCCATCGCTTCGACGACCAGACCGGGGTCGATCATCTTTTCGCGCGCCACCGCCTCGGCGGTTTGCAACAGCTCAAGCTGGTTTGCAGATGTAATGGCCATTAGGTGTCTCCCTCAGCAGACTCTTCAGTCTCGATATCATCAAATTCGTTTTCGTCGATTGCGCCGGACGCTTTGCGCTGGCGGAGCATTTCTTTGATCAGGTCGTCGGTCAGGACCAGCTTCGCGTCGCTGAGCCAGTCGAACTGGAGGCCGATGGTACCTTCTTCGACGTTGATCAGCACTTCGCCACCCTCGACGCCTGCCAACTCGCCCTTAAAGCGGCGGCGGCCATCGATCAGTTCGGTGGTCTCAATCTTGGCCTCATAGCCCTCGAAAGCGTCGAAATCCTTAAGCCGCGTCAGCGGGCGGTCGATGCCGGGGCTGGAAACCTCAAGCGCGTATTCGTCAAGGATCGGGTCTTCGACATCCAAGACCGCACCGATGGCCTGCGAAATCTTGGCGCATTCGTCCACTTCGATCCCGCCAGCAGGCCGGTCGGCCATGACTTGCAGGATAGTAGACTTGCCCGACATCAGGCGGACGCGCACCAGTTCAAAGCCCATGTCCTCGATCACCGGGGTGATGATCTCGGCCAGACGGCGGTCAATGGCAGCTTTGGCAATCAGGTCATTCGACATGAGACATCCAATTTAATCTGGCAGTTTCGTTCAGGCATAAAAAAACGGGCGCGCGGCCCGTGTTCAAGATCGGTGGAGCCTTCGGTTTGGACCCGAAAGCGCCGCTGTTGAAAGGGGATATAGGCCGGAAAGCCTGAAACTGCAACCCCTCTCAGCCGAACCACCACCGCTCGGGCGCGCGCAGGTTGTCCATCGGCGCTTGGCGTCCGGGGTTCGGCGGTTGGCGCAGATCGTCCGACAGGACGCTGACCCCGCCGGCGCTATCGGCCTGAAGTGTCACATCACCCCGCTCGCGATAGCGGGGCCGTGCGGGTAAATCCGCTGCATCCACAAGCCCTTCGCTCAATGCCTGCGCGCGCACCTCCCGTGCGGGGATCGAGACAAGCTCGACCGTATCGAACCAACCGGCGGTGCCGTCTTTGTAATGGCTCTCCACCCGCTCGGCTAAAACCTGACGCCCGGCGGAAAAGCGCCGCAGACGGTAAAGCCCGGTGCCGATCCCGGCCTCGGGGGCATGGGCGGGGCGGATCACATAGCGCGATTGCGCCAGCAGCAGCGGCAGGTCGGGATTCGCAGCGGCCAATGTGACCTGCACCTTCAGGTCATCTTGCACCGCGACCTCAGCCTCGGTCAGGACGGATTGCAGACTGGCCACAACGTCGCGGGCGGTCAGCGGGCTGCCGTCGTGAAAGCGCACATCGGGGCGCAGATCGAATTGCCACTGCCGCGCGCCGTCGCTGGTTTGCCAGCCAGTCGCCAATTCACCCTTGAGGATGCCATTGCCGGTGACTTCGGTCAGCGTGTCAAAAATCAGCCCCTGCCGCGCGACCTGCATGAACAACCCGTCGCCTTTGACCCAAGTGTCGTCACGCGTGGCACCCGAAAGCGCCAGCCGCAGACGGCCACCGCGCCGGGGTGGCTCTCCGGCGCTGGCACCTGTCGCGGCCAGCAAAGCCGCAGCCGCACCTGTGGTGAAAAGCGCCCGGCGATCCAGTAGAGAGTTGCGCCCGCTCATCGCTGACCAATCCTATCCATGGTCCGCACCAGTTCTGCACTGATCCCCGGCTCCGACAGGGCGTGACCCGCGTTGCGGATCATCCGCAGATCGGCATTGGGCCAGCGTTCGGCCAGCGCATAGGCCCCCGAAGGCGGGCAGATCATGTCGTAACGCCCCTGCACGATCACCCCCGGAATATGTGCGATGCGGCCCATATGTTCGAGGATCTGACCGTCGAACTCCAGAAAGCCGTTATTGGTGAAATAATGGTTCTCCAACCGTGAAAAGGCCCGCGCATAGGCCGATGGCCCGCCATGAGAGACGCCATCGGAATGCACCGAGGCCAGCGCGTTCTCCCAAGCCGCCCATGCGCGGCCATAGTCCTGCTCGACCCGCAGATCACCCGAGAACAGCCGCCGATGATAGGCCGCGATCAGATCGTCACGCTCATCTTCGGGGATCAGGTTCACGAACCGCGCCCAAAGCTCGGGCCAGAACCGCCCGGCCCCGCCGCCGTAGAACCAATCAAGCTCGGCCTGCGTCATCAGGAACACGCCGCGCAGGATCAGATGACGCACGGCCTCCGGATGCGCTTGGGCATAGATCAGCGCCAGTGTCGCGCCCCAAGAGCCGCCAAAAACCATCCATTTGTCGATGCCGAGTGTGCTGCGAATCAGCTCGATATCCGCCACCAAATGCCATGTCGTGTTGTCCGTGACCGACGCATGCGGGGTGGAGCGCCCGCAACCACGCTGATCGAACAGCACCACGCGGTAAATCTTTGGATCAAAATAACGCCGCATCGCCGGGCTACAACCGCCGCCGGGGCCGCCATGGAGCACGACAACGGGGATACCATCGGGATTGCCGCATTGCTCGACATAGACCTGATGCCCCTGCCCCACAGACAACATCCGCTGGTCGAAAGGCTCAACCGGCGGATAAAGATGCGCTGCGTCGCGTTTTTGGTCGGGATACTTGTCCATTGCCGCCCTATATATAGTCATTGAACCCAAAAGAGCACAGGGAGATCAGAATGCAAGCGGATCAATCAACCATCGACCCCGCCGAGATCGCCAAATTCGAAGCGATGGCCGCTGAATGGTGGGATCTGAACGGCAAGTTCAAGCCGCTGCACATGCTGAACCCCTGCCGGTTGGATTACATCACCAGCCAAATCGCGGGCGAGTTTGACCGTGATCTAACTGTCGACGCGCCGTTTAAGGGTCTGCGCATTCTCGACATTGGGTGCGGCGGTGGGCTGCTCTCGGAACCGATGGCGCGGCTGGGGGCCGAGGTGGTCGGCGCGGATGCGGCGGCGGGCAATATCCCCGTCGCGCAAATCCACGCGCAGCAGTCGGGGCTGGAGATTGATTACCGCCACACCACCGCCGAAGCGATGGCCGAGGCGGGTGAGAAATTCGATGTGGTGCTGAATATGGAGGTCGTTGAACACGTTGCCTCCCCCATCGACTACCTGATCGCCTGCCGCCGCCTTCTGAAACCCGGCGGGCTGCACATCTGTTCGACCCTGAACCGAAATCCAAAGTCCTTTATGATGGCGATTGTGGGCGCAGAGCATGTGATGCGCTGGCTGCCCAAGGGCACGCATGACTGGAACAAGTTCATCACGCCGGATGAACTTTTTGACCTGCTGAACCGCGCCGGATTGGAGCCTGTGGATCGCAAGGGTTTCGTCTTCAACCCCGTCGCATGGTCTTGGCGTCTGTCGGATCGGGATCTGAGCGTGAACTACGTCACCGCAAGCCTCAACCCTGGCTCAACTGACGCCTGAGCGCGCGCAGGATCGGCAGCGTGGCGCGGACCTGCTCTTCGCCCAGATCATCCACCACGTTCGAGATCATCGGCGTGATCGCGTTCACCGCCGCATCCCGTGCCTGCCGCCCGGCAGGGCTGATCGCGACCATCTTGCGCCGCGCGTCATCCCAATCGGGGCGGATATGGACGTAACCGGCCCATTCCAGCTTGCTCAGCGTGTTGGTCATCGCCCCGCGGGTGACGTTGAAAGTCTCGGCCAATTGCGCGGGCGAGCGTTCGCCGCCATGCCATGAAAGCGAATTCAGCACCGAGAAATGCGAAATCTCCATCCCGCGTGGCAGAACCCGCGTGAGGCGACTGCGCACCTGTTGATCGGCGGCCAGCAATTCACCGAACAGCATGATCGCAAGTGTGTTTTTATCGTCGGTCATTTTCGGTCCGGTCAGGGCGCGGCAAAGGGGCGGCGGTTGGCAAGGCTGGGCACTTTGGCGCGGGCCTTGTCACATTCTTCCATGTCCATGTCACAAAAGTAAACGCCGGGGGCCGTCCCGGCATCCAGCACAACCTCCCCCCAAGGGGCCACGACCAGCGAATGCCCATAGGTATCGCGGGTTTTGTGTCCGGCACTGGCGTGCGTGCCGGTCTGCGCCGGGGCCAACACATAGCAGCCATTCTCAATCGCCCGCGCCCGCAGTAGGCTGTGCCAATGCGCGGCCCCCGTCACCGGAGAGAAGGCCGCAGGCATCGTGAGGATACGCGCCCCCGCCTCTGCAAGCGCTTGATAAAGCGCAGGAAAGCGCATGTCATAGCAAACCGACATGCCGATCTTACCAAAGGGAGTCTCGGCCACCACTGCCTTGTCACCGGGGCGATAGCCTGCGGATTCGC
It encodes:
- the infB gene encoding translation initiation factor IF-2; the encoded protein is MSDSDGKKTLGLRGGARPGNVKQSFSHGRTKNVVVETKRKRVVVPKPGGQKPTGPGAGPIGDPKKRPAGITDAEMERRLKAVQAAKAREVEEAAAREAEEKARAEERERRRAEIEAKEREEREREESLKAKAEEDARRKAEAEAAAAAPAPEPAAAREPGNKPMPAATPRKTTERDRDETKKRSKGGDSRRSGKLTVNQALNGGEGGRQRSMAQMKRKQERARQKAMGGQVEREKIVRNVNLPPAIVVSELANRMAEKTGAVVKALMQNGMMVTQNETIDADTAELIIEEFGHKVVRVSDSDVEDVIKEIVDKPEDLQGRPPVITIMGHVDHGKTSLLDAIRNAKVVAGEAGGITQHIGAYQVTTDNGAVLSFLDTPGHAAFTSMRSRGAQVTDIVVLVVAADDAVMPQTIEAIAHAKAAKVPMIVAINKIDKPAANPDKVRTDLLQHEVIVEKMSGDVQDVEVSAATGQGLDELLEAIALQSEILELKANPDRAAVGAVIEAQLDVGRGPVATVLVQNGTLRQGDIFVVGEQYGKVRALINDQGERVKEAGPSVPVEVLGINGTPEAGDVLNVTETEAQAREIAEYRANAAKDKRAAAGAATTLEQLMANAKANEDVSELPILVKADVQGSAEAIVQAMEKIGNDEVRVRVLHSGVGAITETDVGLAEASGAPIMGFNVRANASARNTANQKGVEIRYYSVIYDLVDDVKAAASGLLSAEIKENFIGYANIKEVFKVTGVGKVAGCLVTEGVARRSAGVRLLRDNVVIHEGTLKTLKRFKDEVPEVQSGQECGMAFENYDDIRPDDVIEIFEREEVTRTLA
- a CDS encoding diacylglycerol/lipid kinase family protein; the encoded protein is MSSKRAIVILNRGSGRQNGDQAESTIRSAFARHGVTAEFIHIDKRNDPASAARQALSQPEGIIAVAGGDGTISGVSSAMKDQGRPLGIIPQGTFNYFARSMGIPEDLQEAVDVIAGGESRAVHVATINGETFLNNASIGAYPAILKTREGIYRRWGRSRIAAYWSVIKALIDFRTSLKLTIVVDGKETELRTPLVFAVNNAFQLDQMGLDGQDCIARGDMVLLVAPDTYRFGLLRHAVALATGMAKHHTDYEMLCGSEIEIRMKQRKRYVARDGEIAVMKGPFRLTRATSPIHIFVPRASGKDVR
- a CDS encoding RNA-binding protein, whose protein sequence is MGRGGASNDRSDGAERKCIATGDVQPKHGLIRFVIGPDNQVYPDILGKLPGRGIYVSADRAALELAVRKKAFARSAKQPVTLPDGLIDEVEQQLARRVVDLISLQRKAGKAVAGYEKVKGWLQTEEAEVLIQAVDGSGRGKSKLSTPHYGHYIGWLTADELGLAFGRQTVIHGALASGGLTQRVVEEAGRLKGVRVNEGGNGHPKG
- a CDS encoding metallophosphoesterase encodes the protein MSRLIHLSDLHFGKDRPDLLMPLLEAVNGYDPDLVIISGDLTQRAREKEYRAARAFIDRINAPVLSVPGNHDIPLHRPFTRFLAPWRYYRRWIHHDLTPVHEGADFVAVGINTVDRFKWQTGKLGLRRLGRACRALSRGRKNTLRIAVCHHPLDHPNETDKRPIPGAQRALKRLLDCGADLILSGHLHIWHAGTFAHPAPEHDGHLAIQLHAGTSLSSRQRGEPNDFNLIDISPLHVNLARISFDDGKKAFTKAEARQFDRASGEFVL
- a CDS encoding (deoxy)nucleoside triphosphate pyrophosphohydrolase, which gives rise to MKTVLVSAAALIDIDGRVLLAQRPEGKPMAGLWEFPGGKIEPGETPEAALIRELHEELGIETWASCLAPLTFASHSYSNFHLLMPLFACRKWGGTPVSREGQTLKWVRPNEMRGYPMPEADVPLISILRDWL
- the argJ gene encoding bifunctional glutamate N-acetyltransferase/amino-acid acetyltransferase ArgJ, encoding MGKSLAVSPLAPARFPDLPVIDGVTFATIAAGVRYQGRTDVMLAKLAPGSAVAGAFTRSATRAAPVLDCQAKIGGASDEGAAIVVNSGNANAFTGRGGTDAVEAITAATAEACGVPQSRVFTSSTGVIGEPLPHERITAVLGDLHAKLDPAGIEDAARAIMTTDTFPKGASATVEIDGKTVSIAGIAKGSGMIAPDMATMLVYIFTDAGIATDALQHRLSTHTETTFNCITVDSDTSTSDALIMAATGASGVDVSDNEAFDTALRDVMMDLAHQVVKDGEGAQKFVEVAVTGASNDDEAKVHAMAIANSPLIKTAIAGEDPNWGRVVMAIGKSGAPADRDRLSIRFGDIEVARDGWRSPDYSEEDAAAHMKGQNVVIGVDLGLGEGRCTVWTCDLTHGYIDINADYRS